A region from the Acidaminococcales bacterium genome encodes:
- a CDS encoding CoA pyrophosphatase — MSDEYSKIKKFIEKRPSRLRYEYESDYDQAAVLLPLLRTDEGPAVLFQVRSATLDWQPGEICFPGGRMETGETAGAAALRETCEELSVAAADVEIYGPLDSLAAQMGMIVHPYVGRILAPEKIKPSRDEVAEVFTVPFERLLDMRPRVGKIKVVTQPADDDFPYDLLPGYFRGPRVRKIYDLYFYQYGKHVIWGLTARILHDFLQGCLKCRQESK; from the coding sequence ATGAGCGACGAATATTCCAAGATAAAAAAATTCATTGAAAAACGCCCGTCCCGGCTGCGCTACGAATATGAATCCGATTATGACCAGGCGGCGGTACTTTTGCCGTTGCTGCGCACCGATGAAGGGCCGGCCGTGCTTTTCCAGGTGCGCTCAGCCACCCTCGACTGGCAGCCGGGCGAGATTTGTTTCCCCGGCGGACGGATGGAGACGGGCGAAACGGCCGGCGCTGCCGCGCTCAGGGAAACCTGCGAAGAATTGTCCGTTGCCGCCGCCGACGTTGAAATATACGGGCCGCTGGACTCTTTGGCCGCGCAAATGGGCATGATCGTCCATCCTTATGTCGGCAGGATATTGGCGCCGGAGAAAATAAAGCCCAGCCGCGACGAAGTGGCGGAAGTATTCACCGTCCCTTTTGAGCGCCTGCTGGACATGCGGCCGCGGGTCGGCAAAATAAAAGTAGTTACGCAGCCGGCCGACGATGATTTCCCTTACGACCTGCTGCCCGGTTATTTTCGTGGGCCGCGGGTCAGAAAAATTTACGACTTATATTTTTATCAATATGGAAAACATGTTATCTGGGGCTTAACCGCCAGAATACTGCATGATTTTTTGCAAGGCTGCCTTAAATGCCGGCAAGAAAGCAAATAG
- a CDS encoding GNAT family N-acetyltransferase encodes MEEIMVEPVAADDPRWQYLCANSLESTPFSSDGYLAAVGFAGEKFVAARGGKILGGLCLPVNASGVSGGTVPYAPYNGFLFLPPREGERAYKRYKDRLAATTALVGHVSEKREKICFSCHYNVTDMRGVSWYNYDAPGNGKYDIGIAYTAVKDVSGFAEIFSGLGDNRKYSYRQNAGRYALSYEAAEGCGDIGDFLLLYRLTFERQGVELDGGIMLLTERLLRFVLESGQAVLRYAQTAEGKRISAIVMLYDKNSAYYLFGANHPDYRFYNAGTFLIIESMKLAHGMGLKKFDFVGVNSPLRGDFKLSFGGELMPYYIAKLNC; translated from the coding sequence ATGGAAGAGATAATGGTCGAGCCGGTCGCGGCGGACGATCCGCGCTGGCAGTATTTATGCGCCAATTCCCTAGAAAGCACTCCTTTCAGCAGCGACGGGTATTTGGCGGCGGTCGGCTTCGCCGGCGAAAAGTTCGTCGCCGCAAGAGGCGGCAAAATATTGGGGGGGCTTTGCCTGCCGGTAAACGCTTCCGGCGTAAGCGGCGGGACAGTTCCTTACGCGCCGTACAACGGTTTTTTGTTCTTGCCGCCGCGGGAAGGCGAGAGGGCCTATAAACGCTATAAAGACCGGCTTGCCGCGACAACCGCCCTGGTCGGGCATGTATCGGAAAAACGCGAAAAAATTTGTTTTTCCTGCCATTACAATGTAACGGACATGAGGGGCGTTTCTTGGTATAATTATGATGCGCCCGGGAACGGGAAATATGACATCGGCATAGCTTATACCGCAGTAAAGGATGTTTCCGGCTTTGCTGAAATATTTTCCGGGTTAGGCGACAACCGCAAATATTCTTATAGGCAAAACGCCGGCAGATACGCTTTGTCGTATGAAGCGGCCGAAGGCTGCGGCGATATAGGCGATTTTTTGCTGCTTTACCGGCTGACCTTTGAGCGGCAGGGGGTAGAGCTGGACGGCGGCATCATGCTTTTGACGGAGCGGCTTTTGCGCTTTGTCCTTGAAAGCGGGCAGGCAGTGCTGCGCTACGCGCAAACCGCCGAAGGAAAGAGGATTAGCGCCATAGTCATGCTTTATGACAAAAACAGCGCCTATTATCTCTTCGGGGCAAATCATCCTGATTATCGCTTTTATAACGCGGGAACCTTTTTAATAATTGAAAGCATGAAGCTGGCGCATGGCATGGGGCTGAAAAAATTTGACTTTGTCGGTGTCAACAGCCCTTTGCGCGGCGATTTCAAGCTAAGTTTCGGCGGGGAACTGATGCCGTATTATATCGCAAAGTTAAATTGCTGA
- a CDS encoding Gfo/Idh/MocA family oxidoreductase, giving the protein MARFKAAVIGLGQIGLTYDFDPGRKRPSSHVLAYMLNGDFSLVGAADPKPEREGLLRKLAGPVNFYADMEKLIAENPALDVVSVCTPPGLHLENIEFILRNAQPKVIFCEKPLVKNTEEAARLKSLLAAGGALLVPNISRRWSLGLGKIAESIKKEEFGRLQKIAARYTRGVYNTGAHLFDLLRLWAGEIKSVLIADKVQTSAEKDGDPSFSFLFETESGAKGVAEAFDDRQYYIFEIDLYFAKGKIEFRNSGNDVFYYLVKEHALFSGFSQLSLCRRDEGLFNEESLIAGAVANLAGVLRGADEPACRFGDAVYPLLVAEALERSYKNGSRRESVAQLR; this is encoded by the coding sequence ATGGCACGCTTTAAAGCGGCGGTAATCGGGCTGGGGCAAATCGGCCTGACCTATGATTTTGACCCGGGCAGAAAGCGCCCTTCCTCGCACGTGCTGGCTTACATGCTTAACGGGGATTTTTCCCTTGTCGGCGCGGCTGACCCTAAGCCGGAGCGGGAGGGGTTGCTGCGTAAACTGGCGGGGCCGGTCAATTTTTACGCCGATATGGAAAAACTGATAGCCGAAAATCCCGCTTTGGATGTTGTCAGCGTATGCACCCCGCCCGGGCTTCACCTTGAAAACATAGAGTTTATTTTGCGCAACGCGCAGCCAAAGGTTATTTTTTGCGAGAAACCTTTGGTCAAAAACACCGAAGAAGCCGCCCGGTTGAAATCCCTGCTGGCGGCGGGAGGGGCTTTGCTGGTGCCGAATATTTCGCGGCGCTGGAGCCTTGGCCTTGGTAAAATAGCCGAAAGCATAAAGAAGGAAGAGTTCGGGCGGCTGCAAAAGATAGCCGCTCGCTATACAAGGGGCGTATATAACACGGGCGCTCATTTGTTTGATTTGCTGCGCTTGTGGGCGGGGGAAATAAAAAGCGTACTGATTGCCGATAAAGTGCAAACGAGCGCGGAAAAAGACGGCGACCCGTCTTTTTCTTTCCTGTTTGAAACGGAAAGCGGGGCAAAAGGGGTTGCCGAAGCTTTTGACGACAGGCAATATTACATTTTTGAAATAGACCTGTATTTTGCCAAGGGCAAAATTGAGTTCAGAAACAGCGGCAATGACGTTTTTTATTACTTGGTCAAAGAGCACGCCCTTTTTTCCGGCTTCAGCCAGCTCAGCCTTTGCCGCCGCGACGAAGGGCTTTTTAATGAAGAGTCGCTTATCGCCGGCGCCGTGGCCAATTTGGCCGGCGTTTTGCGGGGGGCGGATGAACCGGCCTGCCGTTTTGGCGATGCCGTATATCCGCTTTTAGTGGCGGAAGCGCTCGAAAGATCGTATAAAAATGGCAGCCGGCGGGAAAGCGTTGCCCAATTGCGGTGA
- a CDS encoding flagellar protein FlaG yields the protein MGSYSIDNSVAAQGRYANVVSAPKATERKREAVSPQRSVKLPKAENKDKIVEKDAKTAQNPVEKEKAGVFADEQKAKYEEIANDENKISAITETLNKFMAQWNAELQFEVHKDTSFLIVKFVDLKSHKVLKEFPPEEYLNMIANIRKYIGTMIDKKA from the coding sequence ATGGGAAGTTACTCTATTGACAATTCAGTTGCTGCGCAGGGACGCTATGCCAATGTTGTCAGTGCACCGAAAGCTACCGAAAGGAAAAGGGAAGCTGTTTCTCCGCAGAGGTCAGTTAAGCTGCCCAAAGCGGAAAACAAGGACAAGATTGTGGAAAAAGACGCAAAAACAGCGCAGAATCCTGTCGAAAAGGAAAAGGCCGGCGTTTTTGCGGATGAGCAAAAAGCCAAATACGAAGAAATCGCCAATGACGAAAATAAAATTTCCGCCATAACCGAGACGCTCAATAAGTTCATGGCGCAATGGAACGCCGAGCTGCAGTTTGAGGTGCACAAGGACACTTCCTTTTTGATTGTGAAGTTTGTCGATCTGAAAAGCCATAAAGTGCTCAAGGAATTTCCGCCGGAAGAATATCTTAATATGATAGCCAACATAAGAAAATATATTGGCACGATGATTGACAAAAAGGCCTAA
- the fliS gene encoding flagellar export chaperone FliS, with translation MTPESAKVYKQQQILTATPEKLILMLYNGCLKFMNSAAAAIGDKDIQAAHNACVKAQDIVSELMSVLNMDYPISKDLYRLYEYANHQLLQANLKKDAQYIANAKVVITNIRDGWIDAMKIAREQGSKGPTPPSQKVVGDSISV, from the coding sequence ATGACTCCGGAAAGCGCGAAGGTTTACAAACAGCAGCAAATACTGACAGCCACGCCGGAAAAACTTATACTTATGCTTTACAACGGCTGCCTCAAATTCATGAACAGCGCGGCGGCCGCGATAGGCGACAAAGACATCCAGGCGGCGCACAACGCGTGTGTCAAGGCGCAGGACATAGTCAGCGAGCTGATGTCCGTGCTCAATATGGACTATCCCATTTCCAAAGATCTCTACAGGCTTTATGAGTATGCAAACCATCAACTTTTGCAGGCCAACTTAAAAAAAGACGCGCAATATATAGCCAACGCCAAGGTGGTTATCACCAACATCCGCGACGGTTGGATCGATGCCATGAAGATCGCCCGCGAGCAAGGCTCTAAGGGGCCTACGCCGCCAAGCCAGAAAGTTGTCGGAGATTCCATAAGCGTATGA
- a CDS encoding DegT/DnrJ/EryC1/StrS family aminotransferase, producing the protein MRDRKKEKPALLGGTPIREKAVPWTNTMGKEEEEAVVSVMRSGVLSAFLGKAGAGFLGGPKVLEIESAFAKRFKAKYAVSFNSATTALHAAVAACGIGPGDEVMTSPYTMSATASSILMNNAVPIFLDIDEQTYNIRPDEIEKWLSPYSKAVLAVNIFGLPSDLVKIRETAKKHGLWLIEDHAQAPGSGIGGNEGPFGDLRVFSLNYHKIIHSGEGGIILTDNEELAYRCRLVRNHGEVALDDTGDAERVALGSNYRMTELHAAIGIEQLKKLDGFLKSRRDLAARLSAGLREFPGLSGVYVPKDFSHAYYVYPFNFDKTAWGVSRHTFAQAVKAEGMPLAEGYVKPIYLMNIYQHKKVYNNTAYPFAFIPKPTQEYKKGLCPVTEKLQYEILLTADTCRVPFNEEHIDEFLLAVGKTWENRDALAAYEKALPPGAQT; encoded by the coding sequence ATGAGAGACAGAAAAAAAGAGAAACCGGCCTTGCTGGGCGGAACTCCTATCCGGGAAAAGGCTGTGCCGTGGACAAATACGATGGGCAAAGAAGAAGAAGAAGCCGTTGTTTCCGTAATGCGTTCCGGCGTGCTTTCCGCTTTCCTAGGCAAAGCGGGGGCGGGTTTTCTGGGCGGGCCGAAAGTGCTGGAAATAGAGAGCGCTTTCGCCAAGCGTTTCAAGGCCAAATACGCCGTTTCCTTCAACTCGGCCACGACGGCCTTGCATGCGGCGGTGGCGGCCTGCGGCATAGGCCCCGGGGACGAAGTGATGACTTCCCCCTATACCATGTCCGCGACCGCGTCCTCCATCCTGATGAACAACGCCGTACCCATTTTTCTTGATATTGACGAACAAACTTACAATATCAGGCCGGACGAGATAGAAAAATGGCTTTCCCCTTACAGCAAAGCGGTGCTGGCAGTAAATATTTTCGGCCTGCCGTCCGATCTTGTCAAAATAAGGGAAACGGCAAAAAAGCATGGCCTCTGGCTCATAGAGGATCACGCCCAGGCGCCGGGTTCCGGCATTGGCGGCAACGAGGGGCCGTTCGGCGACCTGCGTGTTTTCAGCCTTAATTACCACAAAATTATCCATAGCGGCGAGGGCGGCATAATACTGACCGACAACGAGGAACTGGCCTACCGCTGCCGCTTGGTCAGGAATCACGGGGAAGTGGCTTTGGACGACACAGGGGATGCGGAGAGGGTAGCGCTCGGTTCCAATTACCGCATGACCGAGCTGCACGCCGCGATCGGCATAGAACAGCTGAAAAAATTGGATGGTTTTCTAAAGAGCCGGCGGGATTTGGCGGCGCGGCTTTCCGCAGGTTTGCGGGAATTTCCGGGGCTTTCGGGCGTATATGTGCCAAAGGATTTTTCGCACGCCTATTATGTCTATCCCTTTAACTTCGACAAAACCGCCTGGGGCGTTTCGCGGCATACTTTCGCCCAAGCCGTCAAGGCGGAGGGGATGCCCCTGGCGGAGGGTTATGTGAAACCTATTTACCTTATGAACATTTATCAGCATAAGAAAGTCTACAACAACACTGCTTATCCTTTCGCCTTTATCCCTAAACCTACGCAGGAATATAAGAAGGGCCTTTGCCCGGTTACGGAAAAACTGCAATATGAGATTTTGCTGACGGCCGATACCTGCCGCGTACCCTTTAATGAAGAACATATCGACGAATTTTTGCTGGCGGTGGGCAAAACATGGGAAAACAGGGACGCTTTGGCGGCTTATGAGAAGGCTTTGCCGCCGGGCGCGCAAACTTAG
- a CDS encoding response regulator: MFKNLSLQTKIFFLVSSVVIVSFIALTAIVSDKSAEMAKKGAFNLAEETADKYKNEIKAQLQGARVTSETLSTVFETLKANNLTDRKMMNDILKNILAEKEYITAFCVAYDPDALDGKDRQYAGVGPEYDGTGRYAPYWNKLGGNIAVEPLYDIDIADWYIIPKEGRHEYITDPYPYEVQGHPVMLASMVFPIIHNDKFIGIVSSDIVLDKLQEMISKVNPHGQEGYTEIFSNAGVIVAHPDKPRLGKSLAEGLAYEMLAADPSKAAESIKYANEYISENPASDPSDKEQAEKYERNMQFAAKLADYAENNDKANLDLSLLTPEMALALLKADPAALRYAEEAKGAIKNGQKYIAASKDFYTVYVPIRFSDVTTPWSVAVSIPMSTIMDNANNIRNYVAVVSVIAICIIALILHLIAKSVTKPLLVLSNAAKILGEGNFDVEPPLIQGNDEIGALSKAFHFMAAKINNLVKEMQKYAKELEEKNLYLNKLNELKDEFLANTSHELRTPLNGIIGIVESMIDGAAGVLTKEQKYNLAIVANSGKRLSHMVNDILDFTRLKNKEIALRIKPVDLKIIVDTVIVLSKPMIKDKDLTLANEIDSSFALVGADENRLQQILYNLIGNAVKFTEKGRIGVSAVIANNMAAISVEDTGIGIAEDKFDRIFESFEQADGSTAREYGGTGLGLSITKKIVELHGGAIRVESKLGKGSKFTFTLPLSNAQGADAVAAKNARAIIDTEDFAGSGLPVERGENGVAEGACKILAVDDEPVNIQVLSNLLTIRDYSVFKAYSGAEALEMINGGEKFDIVLLDVMMPKMSGYEVCRRLRERYSLFDLPIVMLTAKNQVQDIVLGFQSGANDYIQKPFDKDELLARVRTLLDLKNAMSAAMAANKAKSLFLANMSHEIRTPLNAVIGLTHLLLKTPMDSVQRDYTKKMGRSAAALLDIIDEILDFSKADAGAIKLKTVSFDVRQMFNDLASLYQEQNAASGIAFRLELDPSLPPAVVGDPVRLRQIFINLIDNAYKFTEKGSIAVRAAVARQGNGEVTLGFAVADTGIGMGEEQIGNIFSAFNQADNSATRKYGGSGLGLTIARQLAELMGGKITVASKEGAGTTFSFSCAFPLADASQGAPAAKAADADENALLRGMRVLLVEDNEVNALIATELLAAVGVEVTGAQNGREALERLADAALANEGRAPFDLILMDLQMPVMDGYEATKTILGMPRYRDIPIFALTAHAFDEEKKRCFALGMKGHLTKPIDVENFYRTLREIAAA, from the coding sequence ATGTTCAAAAATTTGAGTTTGCAAACAAAAATATTTTTTTTGGTTTCCAGCGTCGTCATTGTATCTTTTATAGCGCTGACGGCCATTGTTTCCGACAAATCGGCCGAAATGGCAAAAAAGGGCGCGTTCAACCTGGCGGAGGAAACGGCCGACAAATACAAGAACGAGATTAAAGCGCAGCTGCAGGGCGCCAGGGTAACTTCGGAAACCCTCTCGACGGTGTTTGAAACATTAAAGGCCAACAATCTCACTGACCGCAAGATGATGAACGACATTTTAAAAAACATTCTGGCGGAAAAAGAATATATAACGGCTTTCTGCGTCGCCTATGACCCGGACGCGCTGGATGGCAAAGACCGGCAGTACGCCGGAGTCGGCCCCGAATATGACGGCACGGGGCGGTACGCGCCTTATTGGAACAAACTCGGCGGCAACATCGCCGTCGAGCCTTTGTATGACATTGACATAGCGGATTGGTATATCATACCAAAAGAAGGGCGGCATGAATATATTACCGACCCTTACCCCTACGAAGTGCAGGGGCATCCTGTAATGCTGGCCAGCATGGTTTTCCCGATAATTCATAACGACAAGTTCATCGGCATTGTTTCTTCTGACATAGTCCTTGATAAGTTGCAGGAGATGATTTCCAAGGTAAATCCGCACGGGCAGGAAGGATATACGGAAATTTTTTCCAACGCGGGCGTCATCGTGGCCCATCCCGACAAGCCGCGTTTGGGGAAAAGTTTGGCGGAGGGCCTGGCGTATGAGATGTTGGCGGCCGACCCTTCCAAGGCTGCGGAGTCTATAAAATACGCAAATGAGTATATTTCCGAAAACCCCGCAAGTGATCCATCGGACAAAGAACAGGCAGAAAAATACGAGCGAAACATGCAATTTGCCGCCAAGTTGGCAGATTACGCGGAAAATAACGATAAAGCCAATCTGGATCTGTCCTTGCTGACGCCCGAGATGGCGCTGGCGCTGCTCAAGGCGGATCCGGCCGCGCTGCGCTACGCGGAGGAAGCGAAAGGCGCCATAAAAAACGGCCAAAAATACATTGCCGCCAGCAAGGATTTTTATACTGTCTACGTCCCCATCCGCTTCAGCGACGTTACTACTCCCTGGTCGGTCGCGGTCAGCATCCCTATGTCCACAATTATGGACAACGCGAACAACATCAGAAACTATGTCGCCGTCGTGTCCGTAATAGCTATTTGTATCATCGCCTTAATACTGCATCTAATCGCCAAAAGCGTTACAAAGCCCTTGCTCGTATTGTCAAATGCGGCGAAAATCCTTGGCGAGGGGAATTTTGACGTAGAGCCGCCGTTAATCCAGGGCAACGACGAAATCGGCGCCTTGTCAAAAGCGTTTCACTTTATGGCGGCGAAAATCAACAATCTTGTCAAAGAAATGCAAAAGTACGCCAAGGAGTTAGAAGAAAAGAACCTTTACCTGAACAAGCTGAACGAATTGAAGGACGAGTTTCTGGCAAACACCTCCCACGAGCTGCGGACGCCGCTCAACGGCATTATTGGCATCGTCGAGTCCATGATCGACGGGGCGGCCGGCGTGCTCACCAAAGAGCAAAAATACAACCTGGCGATTGTCGCCAACAGCGGCAAGCGGCTCTCCCACATGGTAAATGATATATTGGACTTTACTAGGCTGAAGAACAAAGAAATAGCATTGCGCATAAAGCCCGTTGACCTGAAAATAATCGTAGATACCGTTATAGTCCTGTCCAAACCAATGATCAAGGACAAGGACCTTACGCTGGCCAATGAGATCGACAGTTCTTTCGCGCTGGTCGGCGCGGACGAAAACCGGCTGCAGCAAATACTTTACAATCTTATCGGCAACGCGGTCAAGTTCACCGAAAAAGGCCGGATCGGCGTATCGGCCGTGATTGCAAACAACATGGCCGCAATTTCCGTTGAAGATACGGGCATTGGCATTGCCGAAGACAAATTTGACAGAATTTTTGAGTCCTTTGAGCAGGCCGACGGTTCCACGGCGAGGGAATACGGCGGGACGGGGCTGGGCCTGTCGATAACTAAAAAGATTGTCGAATTGCACGGCGGGGCCATACGCGTTGAGTCGAAATTGGGCAAAGGCTCCAAGTTTACCTTTACGCTGCCTCTGTCAAACGCGCAGGGCGCGGATGCCGTTGCGGCCAAAAACGCAAGGGCGATCATTGATACGGAAGATTTCGCCGGGAGCGGCCTGCCGGTTGAACGCGGAGAAAACGGGGTAGCGGAAGGGGCTTGCAAGATACTTGCCGTTGACGACGAGCCGGTCAATATTCAAGTGCTGAGCAATCTTCTGACAATAAGGGACTATTCGGTATTTAAAGCCTATAGCGGCGCGGAAGCCCTGGAAATGATCAACGGCGGCGAAAAATTCGACATAGTGCTTTTAGATGTCATGATGCCCAAAATGTCCGGCTATGAAGTCTGCCGGCGGTTAAGGGAAAGATATTCGCTGTTTGATTTGCCCATAGTTATGCTGACGGCCAAAAACCAGGTACAGGACATCGTTTTGGGCTTTCAGTCCGGCGCCAATGATTATATCCAGAAACCGTTTGACAAAGACGAGCTGCTGGCCCGTGTGCGGACGCTGCTTGATTTAAAGAACGCCATGTCGGCAGCTATGGCGGCCAATAAAGCCAAAAGCCTCTTTTTGGCGAACATGAGCCATGAAATACGCACGCCTTTGAACGCCGTCATCGGGCTTACCCATCTGCTGCTCAAAACGCCGATGGACAGCGTGCAGCGCGATTATACGAAAAAGATGGGTCGCTCCGCCGCCGCCTTGCTTGACATTATTGATGAAATTCTTGACTTTTCCAAAGCCGATGCCGGCGCCATAAAATTAAAAACCGTCTCTTTTGACGTCCGGCAAATGTTTAACGACCTGGCAAGTCTTTATCAGGAACAAAACGCCGCATCCGGCATAGCCTTCCGCCTTGAACTGGATCCTTCCCTGCCGCCCGCCGTCGTAGGCGATCCGGTGCGCCTGCGGCAAATATTTATCAATCTTATCGACAATGCCTACAAATTTACCGAAAAAGGTTCCATTGCCGTTCGCGCCGCCGTCGCTCGGCAGGGAAACGGCGAGGTTACGCTTGGGTTCGCCGTGGCGGATACGGGCATCGGCATGGGCGAAGAGCAAATAGGGAATATTTTCTCCGCTTTCAACCAGGCCGACAACTCCGCCACCCGCAAATACGGCGGCTCCGGGCTTGGCCTGACCATTGCCCGCCAGTTGGCCGAACTGATGGGAGGGAAAATAACCGTCGCCAGCAAAGAAGGCGCGGGGACGACGTTCAGCTTTTCCTGCGCGTTCCCGCTTGCCGACGCGTCGCAGGGCGCCCCGGCGGCAAAAGCGGCGGATGCCGATGAAAACGCCCTGCTGCGCGGCATGCGCGTTCTGCTGGTGGAAGACAACGAGGTCAACGCTTTGATTGCCACGGAATTGTTGGCCGCCGTCGGCGTTGAAGTTACCGGGGCGCAAAATGGCCGGGAAGCCTTGGAACGCCTGGCGGACGCTGCTTTGGCCAATGAGGGGCGGGCGCCCTTCGACCTGATTTTAATGGATCTGCAAATGCCGGTAATGGACGGCTATGAAGCGACCAAAACTATTTTGGGCATGCCGCGATATCGGGACATTCCGATTTTCGCCCTGACCGCCCATGCCTTTGACGAAGAAAAGAAACGCTGTTTTGCTTTGGGCATGAAGGGCCATTTGACCAAACCTATTGATGTGGAAAACTTTTACCGTACCTTGCGGGAAATTGCCGCCGCGTAA
- the fliD gene encoding flagellar filament capping protein FliD: protein MATRIDGIMSGFDTESLVKAQVAHLQLQIDRMGQNTQLMTWKKERYTEVYKKIEEFRNKVYNYKLSGATLLKSAASSNESALTVKANGEAPAGTHTITVKKLASGAQAGSQSAMGSSSNKASIESQFRDGSGDAIYTSVIDITINGKSVSVDPTQSLNELVKKINNSGAGVTASYDANTDRFFISSNETGEAAKIDFTGTAGTGKDFLMNALKLPNNGTDLDIIQGSDAEFDLDGISGLKQASNEFTISGITYSLKEADPSKTLTVTVKNDTEGIFKSVKDFVEMYNTLLDALNSTMLEQKQSSYKPLTTEQKKAMTAEQIKEWDANAKKGILRNDSILQRIVSDLRATIYTSVKGLGAKYDSSSPSTLGVTTTATGGKYDSLFSLGLKTGGYSTNGRLEVDDDKLRAAIEDDPEAVYKIFTGGVDAQGKPTDGVADKLYDQLKTALDKINDEAGSAAGDKDQTSTLSKKILSNNKAMNAKIDRMNAQMQTYYKQYDAMESLLKQLQSQQDSLTNFLGASGGSK, encoded by the coding sequence GTGGCAACGCGCATTGACGGCATAATGTCCGGATTTGATACCGAGTCGCTGGTGAAAGCACAAGTGGCTCATTTGCAGTTGCAGATAGATCGCATGGGGCAAAACACCCAGCTGATGACTTGGAAAAAGGAACGGTATACCGAGGTATACAAAAAGATCGAGGAGTTCAGGAACAAGGTCTATAATTATAAGCTAAGCGGCGCGACTTTGCTGAAAAGCGCCGCCAGCAGCAATGAATCGGCTTTGACGGTCAAGGCGAACGGCGAGGCGCCGGCCGGCACGCATACCATAACGGTAAAAAAGCTGGCGTCAGGCGCCCAGGCCGGCAGCCAGTCCGCTATGGGATCCAGCAGCAACAAGGCTTCGATTGAAAGCCAGTTCCGCGATGGTTCGGGAGACGCCATCTACACCAGCGTTATTGACATAACTATTAACGGCAAGTCCGTATCGGTTGATCCTACCCAAAGCCTGAACGAGCTAGTAAAAAAGATCAACAATTCCGGCGCGGGCGTTACCGCCAGCTATGACGCCAATACCGACCGTTTCTTCATCAGCTCCAACGAAACCGGCGAGGCGGCGAAGATTGATTTTACCGGCACAGCCGGCACCGGCAAAGATTTTTTGATGAACGCCCTGAAATTGCCGAATAATGGCACCGATTTGGATATTATCCAGGGCAGCGATGCGGAATTTGATCTTGACGGCATATCCGGCCTCAAGCAAGCGTCCAACGAGTTTACTATTTCCGGCATAACCTACAGCCTTAAAGAAGCCGATCCTTCCAAAACCCTGACCGTAACCGTGAAAAACGACACCGAGGGCATCTTTAAGTCGGTCAAGGATTTTGTCGAGATGTACAATACCCTTCTGGACGCGCTAAACAGCACTATGCTGGAACAGAAGCAGTCCTCTTACAAGCCGCTGACCACCGAGCAGAAAAAGGCAATGACCGCCGAGCAGATAAAAGAGTGGGATGCCAACGCCAAAAAAGGCATTTTGCGCAATGATTCCATTTTGCAAAGGATTGTCAGCGATCTGCGCGCCACCATCTATACCTCTGTAAAAGGGCTGGGCGCAAAATATGACAGCAGCTCCCCCAGCACGCTTGGCGTTACGACAACGGCGACGGGGGGCAAATATGACTCGCTTTTTTCCCTCGGACTGAAGACGGGCGGTTATTCCACCAACGGGCGCTTGGAAGTGGACGACGATAAGTTAAGGGCGGCGATCGAGGACGATCCCGAGGCGGTTTACAAAATATTCACCGGCGGCGTTGACGCGCAGGGCAAGCCAACGGACGGGGTTGCCGACAAACTCTACGATCAGCTGAAAACCGCCCTTGACAAGATAAACGACGAAGCGGGCTCCGCCGCGGGGGACAAGGATCAAACCAGCACCCTGTCCAAAAAGATACTCAGCAACAACAAAGCGATGAACGCCAAAATTGATCGCATGAACGCACAAATGCAAACATACTACAAACAATACGACGCCATGGAAAGCCTTCTCAAGCAGTTGCAGAGCCAGCAGGACAGTTTGACTAATTTTTTGGGCGCGAGCGGCGGCAGCAAGTAA